ccttgtgatagcagtTGAGTGACTCGTATTGCGACCCTCTCAGACTGCCTACTCCGTTAGGTGTTGGGGactttatcatcaagtgatgtatcgaggttatcaccctgaacgctCGTAACCAAGGTCTGTCGACCAACACGTTGTGCGCGGAATCCTGATCCAGCACTTTGAAATCTATCATTTGAGTGACCGACAAAGCTCCTTCCCCGAGTGTGACGGGAAGCCTAACCGAACCCATAACTCTCACTGCTTCTCCAGTAAAGCCATAGACGTGTGCATCTTCAAAATACATGTCGCTATCCGGGAAACCCAATTTTTTGTATGTGTTGTAATACAAGATGTTCGCAGAACTCCCGTTATCCAAGAAGACCCGATGCACGTTCATTGCCCCAATAAGCATAGTTATTACCAGTGCATCGTTATGGGGATGATGTACCCAGCTTGACTCTCTCTCCCTGAACATAATATCAGGTGACTCTCATTTGAATATTTTTGGAGGTCTATCTTCTAAACTATGAATGTTGGTGAGCGGCGGATGTCGTGCCTCTATCACCAATAaaagggtgtcctccaaaaattaCCCTGATAATGCCAACCCTCTGAAACTTAACTTTCGCTGCTTTTTTAACATCTTCCACCCGCAGGGGCTGTCTTTCATCCTTACCCTTGTCATCGCTTCCCCTGCGTCGTttcaccttgtcaatccattctcccaggtacccagccttgatcaattcctcaatttcatcttttaggtgACGACACTCGTGGTGTCATGGCCGGTAGACGCATGGTAATTACAATACTTCTTCTTGTCTCTActctgccatgaagttagacggtctggtttcttgaagattcctctatccttatttacctcgaagatatgatcaatggatgctGCCAGTGGGGTATAATTATTGACCCTTCTCTCATAGTTCGATGGAGGGCTCCATTCTCTCCGCGTGTTCATGATGTTCACCCTATTAGGGCTTCTGGCATTCTGCCGGTAATCTAGACTCAAGGATCTATCTCTTCTCTTGGCtcgccccttggagttatggGTGTTGTCATTTCTTTTTGTTTCTGTAAGCGACTGCTCAATCGCTTTGAATGATTCTGCCTGCGCAAGCACATCTGCTAACGACACGGGGTCCTTCCCTTGCAGGTGCTTCCAGAAATCTGTTCCCACACGCAGTCCAGCTATAAGAAGTATTTTCAGCATTTCATCAGTTCGCCCTTTACCAAAGTGAATTCTGCATTGAACCGTATGAGGTCAAACTTTCTCCTTCCTTCTGTTTCACATTAGCTAGTGTGGTAACTGGTGATGTGTACTTCACTGCAGCTTGAAATTGAGTCAAAAACAAAGTTTTCATATGTTCCCAGGATGTGATCACACCTGGACCAAGTTTCTGGTACCACTGCTGAGCGCCTTCTCTAAAAGTGGCCGCCAGGAGACGGCATCgagccaaatcaggtacttgatatacatccatctCAATATTAAAACGCCCCAGAAATTTCACAGGGTCAGAGTTCCCATGAAAACgcaagtcattggttgtgttcctgtATCCTGCAGGCAATTGCGCCTCCCTCACGACAGCAAcaaaaggagaaggagcttgcACAGACGCCGTTACTCTTCCTccttcaagatggttgagcaacctcttgAGATAGTTCACATTAAACGTCCCTACTCCAGGAATGGTTTGAATATTAGGCTGTTGGGGTTACTCCGCGACTTTTTATGGTTCCCCTTGATTACCCCCGGGTGTAGCGGTGGATCTCgccgcccctcgccctgaggctgcggCTGTGGTATGTTACCATCTTGATTTTGAACATTTTCCCGCACGCGAGGTTCCTCTTGACCGCGCCGCAGAATTTCATCATTATTTTGTACTCTTTCTTGAATTCACCTGTCGTTCTGGTCATGAGGACGTGCCCTGGACCCATCACCCGTAGCGTTGTAGGAAGCTACAGGAATAACGATGAGAGCTTCTTCAGTGGAGGGTGCGCCATCTCTCCTACCATTGTAGGGTGTTCTCCCATATTGGTATCCCATCCTTCCTCGTCCATTCCTCTAATATCCCGAGTAGTGATTCCTGGGCTTTCCTcgcggaggggcacgctcgtgctcgCGGTGCCGCACCCTGTCATCCTTTTGAAATGTagggggcacacgcgttgtatcaCGGGGCCTCACTTCTCCAGCATTTCCTTCCTTTTTCCATTCTACCAGCAGCATCCTCAAATCGTCATCTTCCAACCTATGCCAAGCCTTCTTTTCAAGGTTGAAAAATCTCTTCCTTCCTCATCTTGATTCTGAGTGTTCTCCGCACgacgacgctcgtccatcgtacgcccagacctatgTGGGTGTGGCACCACCTGGTTACCAAGGTGAGGCCTTTTCCTACCATCAGTATCCTCATCGACAAGCTCCACAATAGGTTCTACATCATCAGAATATTCCAAGCAGCGCGGATTGATTCACGATTTTCTCCGCTGCCCTGGGTATCTCCTTCAACTACTGGTGCCTTCCCCACGGCGTGGTCGTGACGGGGAAAACGACGACCTCTCCTCGTTCTCCGACGCTCCACCGTATTCAGTCTTGAGTGAAAACTAttaagagtatcccccatgcggtacaactgctccaagatatcagcgttgctgatgagaaccGGAGGTGTCCCCCCCACATCCGGAGCTCTCGGTGGATCTGCCATGTTTCTGAGAACGTAGGGTTTATGGTGAGTGTAGCCTCCCCCGCCTTCTCCTTCAGATTCGctatcacttccatcataagaacttccatcacgattgtaagacatcttttcctcctaagaGTATGATCTTAAttagcacccctccttctagcgccaattagttgacggaggaatttgataacaacaaagattgaggtttctcgccggaattaagatctatgacggtggttcttcaccggaaaatcaagcggtgtgtggtggtttgtggttgttttaggctgagattggTCAGAGTAAGTGGtagctctcttatcagctctcaatttcttaccctctcaatgtgcctacgtaccctttttatagggatcaagcctgacgtagttcttgttGAACAAGAAATCTAacgggcttagacttcttattcctaggcccggtagaaacccatccaaagtccgtcttccgctagctttaggaatgtacaactatgaggcccaaccgcgaaggcccaaggctcgttcgtaatcgcaggacttcatgGATAGCGCATccccctgcgcaaggataacaccccgctacagctatctcccttgatttacggacgcaagtatagccacggttcaccccaagtgtcGGACGCATCCCcgtcccccgaatgaggataacccaccagataacaggacaggtgatcccaagctcttgggtgcaaagtgcatgatgactccaaagttctccaacgaggacacccgttgaatacaagaacagagttcccaaagcacacaccaatgttaaccccgcatccccaacgaggacacccgttgaatacatgaggagaccttcaatcatcaggcatacccctggaggccttcaagcttttcacggacatccccctccttgactgTCTCATGGAGGGAATttttcaaagagtacctgcaacaaatacgttagtaaaaACAATCTTCATTGTtcctctccatgcaagctttgtccTGAAGTGACCATTGAGAATACTTAGACCAAACCCATGACGCGTCCTAAGGCCCTGGGCGCATCCTCACTTTTATAAAACCTGTATTGTCTCCTCAGAAACCATCGCACAAAGCATTCCATTACTCAGGGCGCGCCCTAAGCAATACAGGCTTGTTTCCCAGCCTTAACTTGCCACAAGACTACATTTGCCAAGTCCCTTCACCATGGTTGACGCGTCCATATCTACTGGGCGCGTCCTTAGCTAGTAATGCATTCACATGCTTCACCATCACCTGTCCGTAAAACATCTTCTGATATGTAGACGCGTCCTCCTTGCCTGGACGCGCCCTTACCTTCCATAATGTAATACCGGTCTTGACTGTACTAAATCCGCATTTGACCCGAGTCACTCCAATGctaaattttgggtataacacaGTTTAATACCTTTCAAGATAAAGCTCTGATGCATGGAATGAAATGTTAAGCTGGAACATAAGTAAGAAAAATGAAGGTGCTGGCTTAATATAAAAACATGGGCGATATAAGATTTATTTACAGATGGTTTGATAAAGGTTTTGCTATAATGGGAGGAAGGTGACAAGCTATTGGGCTCGGATAAAACTAAATGTTGGTGAATTTATCCTACATAGGTGAATAAAATGTAGGAAAACGAAAAATGATTGATGGACTTGTACATGTGGTCGAATGCATGTATCGTTAATTACACTTCTAAAGCCAACCAGTGATTGTTAGAGGTTAAAGTGTGATGGGATCGCCACATGAATGAATAAAAGAGGAATGAAAAGGTCCAAGATGGCGGTGCACTTACAAGCATAATATTGAAGTAAAGAAATAAGTGATATGGAAATGAGAAAATCAGAGAAAGGTTGCAGTGGCTTGACAAACAACATATTAAGAAAAAATCAGTCAAAGGAGTACAACCATATTTGAGGACACGCCCATATGTGGAATTGGCTCTAACAGTACTGATCTTGTCTGTTTAATACTGGAGGCATGTTAGTTAAGCTCACATCAAGGACAACTCGCAAGCAAATCAAAAAAAGGGGGCTGGTTTGGACATGCTAAGAGGAAAGTATAATTATACAAATATACAACATATATGCAAGCATGTGGTTTTAAGACGCGCCTTCAGATTGTAAAGTTCTGTCAAACTAAATTAATGTGAATATGATGATTTTCTACTGTGAGGGTGGACAAGTACATAGAAGCTAGATCCATATGGTATAAAAATGATATTACTTCACTTGGTGGTGCCTCACACCAAAAACAAAGGGCGCGCCTCAAATAAATTTTTGAAGCACGTCGCTATGGCTAAGACGTACAAGTGAAGGGAAGGACATCTGAAGAAAGAAGGCGCGTCCTtctatattaaaaaataaattggTGCATGACTTTGTTTATTTGGATAGCATCTTAAAAATGCTTTGTTAGTGATGTCGCTAAAAAAAAGTGAGGGTTGAAGTAATATGGATGTGCCTTCAAATGTTATAAAAGCAAAGGGAACTTTACAGGAGGAGGTTGTCGTGTCAATCAAATTTCTCCTTTGTTATATCAAGTTAAGACCAATAAAGCAGCGAGACGTTAAAGAAAAATTCGTGAGACCTAAAAAGTAAGGAAACCACGTCGAAAAAAGTTGATGGTGTGATGAAAAAGAGTTAAAACATGTCATAAGATATATATACTCCAATAGAGCTTCCTACGTATAAAGAAAACGGGGTCGAGAGAGAAGATGAGACCATGATATATTAGAGAGCATGGGGTAATGTTTAAGttcaaaatataaatatattatgtGAAGACACCGTCAATTTATATGATAAAAGTCAGAAAGGGCGcgccaaagtgaaagaacgaaTATAAGTTAATGGTTGTTGTGAGTCTATGATGAATAAAACTAGCAAGAAAAGAGCCAGAGTGAAAACAGAAAAAAAAAACTGTGCCGTCATAAGTTTGAAGAATTGGTGCTATATGAGATTGTACTGGTTGTGGTGTTCAACGGCATGAAAAATAAAAATTCGAAGAGGCAAGAAGGTATATTCGGGTTATGTAATTTTGCTGGAGGACAGTGTTAATGTTATCGAAGTGGTTACCAAAAGAAGTTTAATCGGAAAGGATTAATGGACATGCCAACATATTTCATCAGGGCACACATTCGGGGGTAGGGCAACTCTTATTAGTCATGCGGTGTTACATATTGCTACATGCGTAGGATATATGGATTTTCTTAAAAATCGGGGAGATGCCAAAGGTCAGGAAAACACCTAAATTTAGGAAAACACTCAATTTCAAGAAAATGTCTTTGAGAGTGAGACGCCCTTTATTAGATGCCACTTGGTGAGATTCCTCGTTAAGAGATTTTTCTACATGAGATAGTTTCTACATCCCCTGAAATTCATTGAAGATAAAAGCCTTCTAAAAATGTTGatctttgatttgattttgttacATGCAGATTCTGTAGAAGatccttgtcgaggtagatgctcctcttacagaggacacgccctccaaggatgaaaatcttgtcgaggtagatgctcctcttgtagaggacgcgccctctaaGGATGAAAATCTTGTCGAGGTAGAGGCTCCCCTTGTAGAGTACACGCCCTctaaggatgaatacccttgtcgaggtaagtcgctcctcttacagaggacgcacTCTCCAAGGATGTTTTTTCGTGCCGAGGTAGGCGTGCCAGTTATAGATAGCGTGCCTCCCAGGATGATTCCCCTTGTGGAGGTAGATGCTTCTCTTACAGAGAACGCGCCCACCAAGGATaaatacccttgtcgaggtaaaTCGCTCCTCTTAAAAGCAGATGCGCCCTCCAAGTATAAATACCTCATCGAAGTAGATGATATTCTTATAGAAGATGCACACTCGGGGGGTAGGATGCCTGTGTTTGGTTACGTGGCATCACATAGTGCCACGAGTATAAGATAGATGGATTTTCCTCAAAATCAGGGAAATGACTAGATTCGAGGAAACTCTCAAAAATCCCTCCGAGAAGATGTCTCATTATGAGATGCCCTAACTGTGAGATGCTTATACATGAGATACCTCGCTGTGAGATTCCTATGTTTGAGATGCTTCTACGTAAAGTACCACTTTGATTAAATGAATACATATGGTCTAGGAGGTAGTGCATGTCCACCTCCCCTTAACTCATACCTCACTTGTTTtatcaaaattttattattttctagaAAAGATCCTTGTCGAGGTAGATACTCCTTTTACAGAGGAGGCGCCCTCTAAGAATGAACACCTTATCAAGATAAATGATTCTCTTGCAGAGGAATCTCCCTCAAAAGGTGAAGACCTTATCGAGGTAGAGACAGCTCTTATAAACGAAACTCCCTCCCAGGATCAAGCCCTTGTTAAGGAATATGATCATCCTACAGAGGATAAACCTTCCAAGGATGCTACCTTTGTTGAGAAAGATTTCAAGAGTCATAGAGGAGAATGCGGGATGACGCACCCTCATGGTTAAGGATGACACAAATTTTTGCATGGGTCTAAAGATAATGAGGACATATACCTCCCACGGTCAACATATTAATCAGTTAAAATTCTTTGGTTGCGCCTTGAAAGCTAAACAGTATAGGCGCACCATATTAAGAGAACAATGCGTATAAATTTTTTCCAAGAAAGTtaaaaattccaatcccatttccaatgacatatggaatttggggggtagttgttatagccaaaatttggtacaAAAGATATCCGGGTTAACATAATTCAATTTGGACGAATGCCAAGAAAATGAGTTTTCGTGGACAGCCAAGGGCGGATGGCCAAGGAAGGACGGACAAGGAAATGAGTTTCCGTGGCCGGGTTGGCACGAGCCAAAACCCTTGGACAGGTTGGCGCGAGATAAAACCCTTGGACATATTAGGGCAAGCCCTTACCTTTGGACAAGTTAGGGCGAGCCCTAAAGTTTAATTGATAGATTGCTTGGACAGATTCCTCGGACATGATTACTTTGACAGATTCATACATTGGCTTTCCTTGAACATAGTTAAGGCGAGCCCTAACCGTTGAATAAGATAGGACGCGCCCTCAGCATAGTGAGGAGGCGCGCCCAATTACTAAGGAAAGGGTAAGGAATTCCCGGATTGAATCCTTTCCTATGgtgagccttagggcgcgccctgGATGAGTAGGAA
This sequence is a window from Apium graveolens cultivar Ventura chromosome 9, ASM990537v1, whole genome shotgun sequence. Protein-coding genes within it:
- the LOC141685183 gene encoding uncharacterized protein LOC141685183, producing the protein MLIGAMNVHRVFLDNGSSANILYYNTYKKLGFPDSDMYFEDAHVYGFTGEAVRVMGSVRLPVTLGEGALSVTQMIDFKVLDQDSAHNVLVDRPWLRAFRVITSIHHLMIKSPTPNGVGSLRGSQYESLNCYHKAVKEFRRGRYEGKGLPF